The following proteins are encoded in a genomic region of Methanoculleus bourgensis MS2:
- the radB gene encoding DNA repair and recombination protein RadB produces MKPDRVSTGSPPLDDLLGGGLERRAITQVYGEPASGKSTLCLLATVASLRSGNSVVYIDTEGFSVERFMQIAGERAGEFADRLYLCEPLDFAQQGAMIADAEELLRKSDRAPVGLLVVDSATGLYRTELGLGRETVRSLSHHMVRLLGLAKKYDIPALITNQIYVDVERDRVSGLGGTALEHISKAIIRLEKRDSVRRAMLRKHRSRPEGISFDFVITQDGIRKV; encoded by the coding sequence TTGAAGCCGGACCGGGTCAGCACGGGGAGTCCGCCCCTCGACGACCTCCTGGGCGGCGGGCTTGAACGGCGGGCGATCACCCAGGTCTACGGCGAGCCTGCGAGCGGCAAGAGCACCCTCTGCCTGCTGGCGACGGTGGCAAGTCTCCGGTCCGGGAACTCGGTCGTCTACATCGATACCGAGGGGTTCTCGGTGGAGCGGTTTATGCAGATCGCCGGGGAGCGTGCGGGGGAGTTTGCGGACCGGCTCTACCTCTGTGAGCCACTCGATTTCGCCCAGCAGGGGGCGATGATCGCTGATGCGGAGGAGCTGCTCCGGAAGAGCGACCGGGCCCCCGTGGGCCTGCTGGTGGTCGACTCGGCGACCGGTCTTTACCGGACTGAACTTGGTCTTGGGCGGGAGACGGTGCGCAGCCTCTCGCACCATATGGTCAGACTCCTCGGGCTTGCGAAGAAGTACGATATCCCTGCCCTGATCACCAACCAGATCTACGTGGACGTTGAGCGGGACCGGGTCTCGGGTCTCGGGGGGACGGCGCTTGAGCATATCTCAAAGGCCATCATCAGGCTTGAAAAGAGGGATAGTGTCCGGCGGGCGATGCTCCGGAAGCACCGGTCCCGGCCGGAGGGTATCTCGTTTGATTTTGTGATCACACAGGACGGGATCAGAAAGGTATAA
- the dapF gene encoding diaminopimelate epimerase → MEIAFTKLQGNGNDFILIDEHDREVIPEDMKGAFAALYCDRRFGIGADGILFLQASEKADIRMRLFQPDESEAAMCGNGIRCLAKYAYDAGYVKESCSVETGAGIVPVTMGYADDEFTATITMPTPAFERSAIPATGTGEYKQEIRGFTVYAVNTGVPHAVVFTKEIGAVDITTVGPAIRNHPTFVEGANVNFVEQGDGDTIRIRTFERGVEAETFSCGTGATASAAVAHHLGNVGDEVRVETKGGPLIIRFGDSVTMEGPASTVFAGVIPF, encoded by the coding sequence ATGGAGATCGCGTTTACCAAACTGCAGGGGAACGGCAACGACTTCATCCTGATCGATGAGCACGACCGGGAAGTCATCCCCGAAGATATGAAGGGAGCGTTTGCTGCGCTCTACTGCGACCGCAGGTTCGGCATCGGCGCCGACGGCATCCTCTTCCTCCAGGCATCAGAGAAAGCCGACATCAGGATGCGGCTCTTCCAGCCGGATGAGAGCGAGGCCGCGATGTGCGGGAACGGCATCCGGTGTCTTGCGAAGTACGCCTACGACGCCGGCTACGTCAAAGAATCCTGCTCGGTCGAGACCGGGGCCGGGATCGTCCCGGTCACGATGGGGTATGCGGATGACGAGTTCACCGCGACCATCACCATGCCGACGCCCGCGTTCGAGCGGAGCGCCATCCCCGCCACCGGGACCGGCGAATACAAGCAGGAGATCCGGGGGTTCACCGTCTATGCCGTAAACACCGGCGTCCCTCACGCCGTCGTCTTCACAAAAGAGATCGGCGCCGTCGATATCACCACCGTCGGCCCCGCCATCAGGAACCACCCCACCTTCGTTGAGGGTGCGAACGTCAACTTCGTCGAGCAGGGAGACGGCGACACCATCAGGATCCGGACATTCGAGCGCGGCGTTGAGGCCGAGACATTCAGTTGCGGAACCGGCGCCACCGCGTCGGCAGCCGTCGCCCACCACCTCGGCAACGTTGGGGATGAGGTGCGGGTGGAGACAAAAGGAGGTCCGCTCATCATCCGCTTCGGGGATTCCGTCACCATGGAAGGCCCGGCCAGCACGGTCTTTGCGGGCGTTATACCTTTCTGA
- a CDS encoding type II toxin-antitoxin system death-on-curing family toxin, translating into MSMLRLAPDCPSPYCDDVRMIRAFIRDTDEDSHRAEIPIGWWCPRCGWLVNDITGEKIIAIHDTLIALHDRPEDRGWEGLKDPGCVETWVYLWNNYWVCQENIYRKTAWFLEVVTNGHGFWQGNKRTAYTATDVLILRANGYIFDADAEEVDRFMVTLADLDDDGNSRYTPDEVEEWIRANTKRIDIYSVLA; encoded by the coding sequence ATGAGCATGCTGCGTCTCGCACCCGACTGTCCAAGCCCTTATTGCGATGATGTCAGGATGATCCGGGCTTTCATCCGCGATACAGATGAAGACAGCCACAGGGCTGAGATCCCGATCGGTTGGTGGTGTCCGCGGTGCGGCTGGCTCGTGAATGATATCACTGGAGAGAAGATTATCGCAATCCACGACACCCTTATTGCGTTACACGATCGGCCTGAAGATCGGGGGTGGGAGGGGCTGAAGGATCCGGGTTGTGTCGAGACCTGGGTCTATCTCTGGAATAATTACTGGGTATGTCAGGAGAACATTTACAGGAAGACCGCCTGGTTCCTTGAGGTCGTCACAAACGGACATGGGTTCTGGCAGGGGAATAAGCGAACCGCGTATACGGCCACAGACGTACTCATACTGCGCGCAAACGGGTACATTTTTGATGCAGACGCAGAAGAGGTGGACCGGTTCATGGTCACGCTGGCCGACCTCGACGACGACGGCAACAGCAGGTATACCCCGGACGAGGTCGAAGAATGGATCCGCGCAAATACAAAAAGGATAGATATCTATTCAGTGCTGGCTTAA
- a CDS encoding type II toxin-antitoxin system RelE family toxin, protein MTYRVVITATARHTLKSIPRPIALQIGEELATLTGEADPKRHLKKLKGSDNPAFYSLRVGDYRTILSVIDDLLVIHVVAVGHRSRV, encoded by the coding sequence ATGACCTACCGCGTGGTCATCACCGCGACAGCCCGTCATACCCTCAAGAGCATTCCACGACCCATAGCATTACAGATAGGCGAGGAACTCGCAACACTCACCGGTGAGGCCGACCCGAAGAGGCATCTCAAAAAACTGAAAGGGTCAGACAACCCCGCGTTCTACTCCCTCAGGGTCGGGGATTACCGGACAATCCTCTCGGTCATCGACGACCTCCTGGTGATCCATGTCGTCGCGGTCGGCCACCGGAGCAGGGTGTAG
- a CDS encoding DUF7557 family protein encodes MASTTIKIDTELKDRLNTLKLHPRESYNDVIERLVAMAVDEEPLSQETIRDLERSLEDLKAGRVYTLDEVMAELKEE; translated from the coding sequence ATGGCCAGCACCACCATCAAGATCGATACCGAACTCAAGGATCGGCTCAACACCCTGAAGCTCCATCCCCGGGAGTCCTACAACGATGTGATCGAGCGCCTGGTGGCTATGGCGGTCGACGAGGAGCCGCTCAGTCAAGAGACGATCCGGGACCTCGAGCGGTCGCTTGAGGATCTTAAGGCCGGAAGGGTCTACACTCTGGATGAGGTCATGGCGGAGCTGAAGGAGGAATGA
- a CDS encoding DNA-directed RNA polymerase subunit L produces the protein MAMKLKLLELTDDKARILFEGEGNTYVNALAAELINDPGVDVAHHKQAFQFSDPELAVTTVGGRPPLLAITDAAKRLSGYAGELLQQMEALETA, from the coding sequence ATGGCCATGAAACTCAAACTCCTGGAGTTAACCGACGATAAGGCCCGGATCCTCTTTGAAGGCGAAGGCAACACCTACGTAAACGCGCTCGCCGCCGAGCTCATCAACGATCCCGGGGTGGACGTGGCGCACCACAAGCAGGCATTCCAGTTCTCCGACCCCGAACTCGCCGTCACCACAGTCGGCGGCCGGCCCCCTCTCCTTGCAATCACTGACGCGGCAAAACGGCTCTCCGGCTACGCCGGCGAACTCCTCCAGCAGATGGAAGCCCTCGAGACCGCGTAG
- a CDS encoding class I SAM-dependent methyltransferase, translated as MKKSAEGFTRIAREVFAPIYPVIAEQVLAWSGIRDGICLDLGSGPGLLSVALAEKSDLSVIALDAEPAMARIAQETAAGRTDRVAPVIGDVHCMPVRDDAASLIVSRGSIFFWEDRVQAFREIERVLRPGGVAFVGGSFGTAELRDNIFAEMRRRNPSWDRDVARRSGQATPDLLRRELAASAVASSRIREEEAGFWVEIRKD; from the coding sequence ATGAAGAAGAGCGCCGAAGGCTTCACCCGGATTGCCCGGGAAGTCTTTGCCCCCATCTACCCTGTCATCGCTGAGCAGGTGCTTGCGTGGTCCGGGATACGGGACGGCATCTGCCTTGACCTCGGGAGCGGTCCCGGCCTCCTCTCGGTCGCGCTTGCGGAGAAGAGCGACCTCTCCGTCATCGCGCTCGATGCTGAACCGGCGATGGCGCGGATCGCGCAGGAGACCGCCGCCGGACGTACTGACCGGGTAGCCCCGGTCATCGGCGACGTCCACTGCATGCCGGTCAGGGATGACGCCGCATCACTCATCGTCAGCCGCGGCTCGATCTTCTTCTGGGAAGACCGGGTGCAGGCGTTCCGGGAGATCGAACGGGTCCTCCGGCCCGGCGGGGTCGCGTTCGTCGGCGGCAGCTTTGGGACCGCCGAGCTCCGGGACAACATCTTTGCCGAGATGCGGCGGCGCAACCCGAGCTGGGACCGCGATGTCGCACGGAGGAGCGGGCAGGCGACTCCCGATCTGCTCCGCCGGGAGCTCGCGGCAAGCGCTGTTGCCAGCTCCCGGATACGGGAAGAAGAAGCAGGGTTCTGGGTGGAGATCAGAAAAGACTGA
- a CDS encoding translation initiation factor IF-2 subunit beta — translation MTQSYEDLLKKAYTNITEPTEAEDRFIVPTARAFIEGKTTVLENFAEIASTLRRDQEHLMKHLLGELGTAGKIEGTRAVFSGKFEQEQINAIIHGYVEDYVICSECGKPDTRLVKSDRILMLRCDACGGHRPVRKRRSTVDPSAASKPTEGAIMDVTPQFLSKRGDGVVKIDRYTMYVANAKPGQTVKIKITRIAGTIIFTERVD, via the coding sequence ATGACCCAGTCATATGAAGACCTTCTCAAGAAGGCATATACCAATATCACGGAGCCAACGGAGGCTGAGGACCGGTTCATTGTTCCCACCGCCCGCGCCTTCATCGAGGGGAAGACCACGGTTCTTGAGAACTTCGCCGAGATCGCAAGCACCCTCAGGCGCGACCAGGAGCACCTGATGAAGCACCTCCTCGGCGAACTCGGCACCGCCGGAAAGATCGAGGGGACGCGGGCCGTCTTCTCAGGGAAGTTTGAGCAGGAGCAGATCAACGCGATCATCCACGGCTACGTCGAGGATTACGTCATCTGCTCGGAGTGCGGGAAGCCAGACACCCGGCTGGTCAAGAGCGACCGGATCCTGATGCTCCGCTGCGACGCCTGCGGCGGTCACCGGCCGGTTCGGAAGCGGAGATCGACCGTAGATCCCTCTGCAGCCTCAAAACCGACCGAGGGCGCCATCATGGACGTGACGCCGCAGTTCCTCTCGAAGCGCGGCGACGGTGTGGTGAAGATCGACCGCTACACGATGTATGTTGCGAACGCAAAACCGGGCCAGACAGTGAAGATAAAGATCACCCGGATCGCCGGGACGATCATCTTCACCGAGCGTGTTGACTGA
- the purL gene encoding phosphoribosylformylglycinamidine synthase subunit PurL yields MLSAQDLALLQKTLGRDLTDVEVACFENLWSEHCSYRSTKPLLKTLPTEGDEVLLGPGDDAAIVRFSDTCALAIGMESHNHPSYVDPYEGAATGVGGIVRDILSMGARPIALMDPLYFGPLDTEKNRYLFEQVVAGVADYGNCIGVPVVRGELVFDHSYSGNPLVNVVCVGIVDPDRYITARVKQPGNHLVLLGSSTGRDGLGGASFASRDLAGDTEAASRPSVQVGDPYTEKLLIDAILEMAETGKLLSCRDLGAAGLAGASSEMASTFGAVIYADQVHLRETGMVPREIMLAESQERMMVEVAPEDVALVGRIAEKYDLGWSDVGEVISEPRYIVKFHGEVVADLPIDLLVGGAPLCSWEKEPYSAETPFSRPEAAVKDLALAVLSHPDVARKDWVYEQYDRDVQLRTVSVQNDAAVLRLEDKALVFSCGCNPRHIYLKPFEGTANAVIENASNLACLGADPLCLVNCLNFASPEHPEVNWQLEQCVLGLGDAARRMTIPVVGGNVSLYNESDEFGTQIKPTPSLGMVGRGDVRQWTAPAKGDLLALIGTTEPDFGGSVLDAVTGCGGHAPAVADPAIVAVVRDLVREGRVTSATDLSLGGLLAALVKVAPQADVTLTGDPLEELFSETYGRFLVAVRDEAALAGVEHRIIGRVGGDALTLRLKGETVVITPEELEAALSSTTRRMRF; encoded by the coding sequence ATGTTATCGGCTCAGGACCTTGCACTGCTGCAAAAAACCCTCGGACGCGACCTGACCGACGTCGAGGTCGCCTGCTTTGAAAATCTCTGGAGCGAACACTGCAGTTACCGATCCACCAAACCTCTCCTCAAGACGCTGCCGACGGAAGGGGACGAGGTGCTGCTCGGGCCGGGGGACGATGCCGCGATCGTGCGGTTCAGCGACACCTGTGCCCTTGCCATCGGGATGGAGAGCCACAACCATCCTAGTTACGTGGACCCCTACGAAGGTGCCGCCACAGGCGTCGGCGGGATCGTCCGCGACATCCTCTCCATGGGCGCCCGCCCCATCGCCCTGATGGACCCGCTCTACTTCGGCCCTCTCGATACCGAGAAGAACCGCTACCTCTTCGAGCAGGTCGTCGCCGGTGTCGCGGACTACGGCAACTGTATCGGGGTGCCGGTCGTCAGGGGCGAACTCGTCTTTGACCACTCGTACTCGGGAAACCCGCTCGTGAACGTCGTCTGCGTCGGTATCGTGGACCCGGACCGCTACATCACTGCACGGGTGAAACAGCCAGGCAACCACCTGGTGCTGCTCGGCTCCTCGACCGGCCGTGACGGTCTCGGCGGGGCGTCGTTTGCCTCCCGGGACCTTGCCGGGGATACTGAAGCCGCAAGCCGGCCGAGCGTCCAGGTCGGCGACCCCTACACCGAGAAGCTCCTCATCGACGCAATCCTCGAGATGGCAGAGACCGGGAAGCTCCTCTCCTGCCGCGACCTCGGGGCGGCGGGGCTAGCAGGAGCGTCAAGCGAGATGGCGAGCACGTTCGGGGCGGTCATCTACGCAGACCAGGTCCATCTCAGGGAGACCGGGATGGTGCCCCGCGAGATCATGCTCGCCGAGTCCCAGGAGCGGATGATGGTCGAGGTGGCGCCCGAGGATGTCGCCCTGGTGGGCAGGATCGCAGAGAAATACGACCTCGGCTGGAGCGATGTCGGCGAGGTGATCAGTGAGCCCCGCTATATCGTGAAGTTCCACGGCGAGGTTGTCGCCGACCTGCCCATCGATCTGCTGGTCGGGGGAGCGCCGCTCTGCTCCTGGGAGAAGGAACCCTACTCGGCGGAGACGCCGTTCTCCCGCCCGGAGGCTGCGGTAAAAGACCTCGCGCTTGCGGTGCTTTCGCACCCGGACGTGGCGCGCAAGGACTGGGTCTACGAGCAGTACGACCGGGACGTCCAGCTCCGGACGGTCTCGGTCCAGAACGACGCCGCCGTGCTCCGCCTGGAGGATAAGGCGCTCGTCTTCTCCTGCGGGTGCAACCCCCGGCACATCTACTTAAAGCCCTTTGAGGGGACGGCGAACGCCGTCATCGAGAACGCAAGCAACCTCGCCTGCCTCGGCGCCGACCCGCTCTGTCTCGTCAACTGCCTCAACTTCGCAAGCCCCGAGCACCCGGAGGTCAACTGGCAGCTCGAACAGTGCGTCCTCGGCCTCGGGGATGCGGCGCGGAGGATGACAATCCCGGTCGTCGGCGGCAACGTCTCGCTCTATAACGAGAGCGACGAGTTCGGGACGCAGATCAAGCCCACGCCGTCGCTCGGGATGGTAGGGCGCGGGGATGTCAGGCAGTGGACGGCCCCGGCCAAAGGCGACCTCCTGGCCCTGATCGGGACGACGGAGCCTGACTTCGGGGGTTCGGTCCTGGACGCCGTCACCGGGTGCGGCGGCCATGCGCCCGCGGTGGCTGACCCGGCCATCGTCGCCGTCGTCCGCGACCTCGTCAGGGAAGGCCGGGTCACCTCCGCAACCGACCTCTCCCTGGGCGGGCTCCTCGCGGCGCTCGTCAAGGTCGCGCCACAGGCAGACGTCACACTCACCGGCGACCCCCTGGAGGAACTCTTCTCCGAGACCTACGGCCGGTTCCTGGTCGCGGTGAGGGACGAGGCGGCCCTCGCCGGAGTTGAGCACCGGATCATCGGCAGGGTCGGGGGCGACGCCCTCACCCTCAGGCTGAAGGGCGAGACAGTCGTCATCACGCCCGAGGAACTCGAGGCGGCGCTCTCCTCGACGACCCGGCGGATGCGGTTCTGA
- a CDS encoding flavodoxin family protein, protein MSVCIIFHSETGTARAVAQRLAAATGGDLVEVRDLAGYSKAGMYLKGAPRALRGELAAIEPALIDVSGYDAVVVGSPVWAFNPTPAANAAVAALRGIEEKPAAVFCTSRGAPGKTLDRMRAMLVDRGAKVRGAVSFTDRDLQKAGAVEALVDLVQPRAVSRT, encoded by the coding sequence ATGTCCGTCTGCATCATCTTCCATTCTGAGACCGGAACCGCCCGGGCAGTGGCCCAGCGGCTCGCCGCGGCGACCGGCGGCGATCTTGTCGAGGTACGAGACCTTGCGGGTTACTCGAAGGCAGGGATGTACCTGAAAGGCGCTCCGCGGGCTCTGCGAGGCGAGCTTGCCGCTATTGAACCTGCACTCATCGATGTCTCCGGCTACGATGCCGTCGTCGTCGGAAGCCCGGTATGGGCGTTCAACCCGACGCCCGCCGCCAACGCCGCCGTCGCAGCCCTGCGAGGCATCGAGGAAAAGCCCGCAGCCGTTTTCTGCACTTCTCGCGGGGCGCCAGGGAAGACACTTGACCGGATGAGGGCGATGCTTGTGGATCGTGGCGCCAAGGTCAGGGGGGCGGTCTCGTTCACAGACCGGGACCTGCAGAAGGCCGGGGCGGTGGAGGCCCTGGTCGATCTTGTCCAGCCGCGAGCGGTCAGCAGAACGTAA
- the ilvC gene encoding ketol-acid reductoisomerase translates to MVQKYYESDADPRTLEGRTIAVIGYGSQGRGQALNLRDSGCRVVIGLRPGGSWQRASEDGFEVYPVADAVRRADVVQILLPDETQAAVYRTEISPHLKENACLMFSHGFNIHYGQIVPPPTVDVIMVAPKGPGHMVRRTYEEGKGVPALIAVHQDYTGNAHAIALAYARGIGATRAVVLETTFAEETETDLFGEQAVLCGGVTSLIKAGFETLVDAGYAPEMAYLEVLHEMKLIVDLIYEGGFTKMRDSISNTAQYGDLTRGPRVIGPETYAAMQEILEEIQNGEFAREWMLENMVNRPVFTALTKADEEHLIEQVGKEIRGFMPQFKK, encoded by the coding sequence ATGGTGCAGAAATATTATGAGTCCGACGCTGACCCCCGCACCCTTGAGGGCAGGACGATCGCCGTCATCGGCTACGGCTCCCAGGGTCGCGGACAGGCGTTGAACCTGCGTGATTCGGGCTGCCGGGTCGTCATCGGCCTGCGGCCGGGCGGCAGCTGGCAGAGAGCGTCAGAAGATGGTTTTGAGGTCTATCCGGTTGCGGACGCCGTCAGGCGCGCCGATGTCGTCCAGATTCTCCTCCCCGACGAGACCCAGGCGGCCGTCTACCGCACCGAAATCAGCCCGCATCTCAAAGAGAACGCCTGCCTGATGTTCTCGCACGGGTTCAACATCCACTACGGGCAGATCGTCCCCCCGCCGACGGTCGACGTGATCATGGTCGCCCCGAAAGGGCCCGGCCACATGGTCAGGCGGACCTACGAGGAGGGAAAGGGCGTCCCGGCCCTCATCGCCGTCCACCAGGACTACACCGGGAACGCGCACGCCATCGCGCTCGCCTACGCCCGGGGGATCGGCGCAACCCGCGCGGTGGTGCTCGAGACGACGTTTGCAGAGGAGACCGAGACCGATCTCTTCGGGGAGCAGGCGGTCCTCTGCGGGGGGGTGACCTCGCTCATCAAGGCAGGGTTTGAGACCCTCGTAGACGCCGGGTACGCGCCCGAGATGGCCTACCTTGAGGTCCTGCACGAGATGAAACTCATCGTCGACCTCATCTACGAGGGCGGATTTACGAAGATGCGCGACTCGATCAGCAACACCGCCCAGTACGGTGACCTGACGCGGGGACCGCGCGTCATCGGGCCGGAGACCTACGCGGCGATGCAGGAGATCCTTGAAGAGATCCAGAACGGTGAGTTCGCGCGGGAGTGGATGCTTGAGAACATGGTGAACCGCCCGGTCTTCACGGCGCTGACGAAGGCTGACGAGGAGCACCTGATCGAGCAGGTGGGCAAGGAGATCCGCGGGTTTATGCCGCAGTTTAAGAAATAA
- the mptA gene encoding GTP cyclohydrolase MptA has protein sequence MELPDVQSSLPEVRINLTRVGVKNVQKLVEVARPGKRPVIFISNFDVFVDLPGSLKGANLSRNFEVIDDVLQQAIDGEVKVIEELCSVVARKLLDRHEYAERTEVRMRSQFMVRRETPVSETSCHEVVNVHASAIAQRNDGSPIIRKSIGAEVTGMTACPCAQNIMKDHALHVLENLGVAEDKIDAFFEEVPMATHNQRGRGFLCVETDDDQYVSLEKIIKILKDSMSARIYELLKRGDESYVVMEAHKNARFVEDCVREMARKVIAQFRDLPGDSVVTIKQTNEESIHQHDAYAERKATIAELVAEMDEGAL, from the coding sequence ATGGAACTGCCAGATGTCCAGTCCAGCCTGCCGGAGGTCCGTATCAATCTGACCAGGGTGGGTGTAAAAAACGTCCAAAAACTCGTCGAAGTCGCTCGCCCCGGCAAACGGCCGGTTATTTTCATCTCCAACTTCGATGTCTTCGTCGACCTGCCGGGAAGCCTGAAAGGTGCAAACCTCTCCCGCAACTTTGAAGTCATTGATGACGTGCTACAGCAGGCCATCGACGGGGAGGTAAAGGTGATCGAGGAACTCTGCAGCGTAGTAGCGCGGAAACTCCTCGACCGGCATGAGTACGCGGAGCGGACCGAAGTCAGGATGCGGAGCCAGTTTATGGTTCGGCGGGAGACGCCGGTCAGCGAAACCAGCTGCCATGAAGTGGTGAATGTTCATGCAAGCGCGATCGCCCAGAGGAACGACGGAAGCCCGATCATCCGCAAAAGCATTGGTGCTGAAGTGACCGGGATGACCGCCTGCCCCTGTGCCCAGAACATCATGAAGGACCATGCCCTGCATGTCCTCGAGAACCTCGGCGTGGCGGAGGATAAGATCGATGCGTTCTTCGAGGAGGTGCCGATGGCCACGCACAACCAGCGTGGACGGGGTTTCCTCTGTGTCGAGACCGACGATGATCAGTACGTCAGCCTCGAGAAGATCATCAAGATCCTGAAGGACTCGATGAGTGCGCGCATATACGAACTCCTCAAGCGAGGCGACGAGAGCTACGTCGTGATGGAGGCTCACAAGAACGCCCGGTTCGTTGAAGACTGCGTTCGTGAGATGGCCCGCAAGGTGATCGCGCAGTTCCGGGATCTCCCCGGAGATTCCGTGGTAACCATAAAGCAGACAAATGAGGAGAGTATCCACCAGCACGACGCATACGCGGAGCGGAAGGCGACGATAGCTGAACTCGTCGCGGAGATGGATGAGGGAGCACTATAG
- the frhA gene encoding coenzyme F420 hydrogenase subunit alpha: MSKVVEISPTTRHEGHSKLVLKVNDEGIVERGDWLSITPVRGVEKLAIGKTMEQVPKIASRVCGICPIAHTLAGIEAMEASIGCEIPEDAKLLRYILQCANRMHSHALHNILSLPDMYIPGTDTKINPFTKEEPVRSVALRIQRLREIGQTIGEIVGGEAIHPSNPRVGGMYTNITPRAKAKIYDLAKEGRLLAQDHMEFMIAVFRDFQTRGTTEVGGVEVPIPDDLGYHNQGYMAVAPIYGSSSLDENPTWFPERFTEVRPWDWYMGEMEVSEADENYPIGGTTPVGTKTWPQMEACTGVPLYDGQPVEVGPRARQVQFKNYDEKGAMGLQIARQMELPGTMYGILDALDALNTSGSVLADDIPQGDGSLGWAANEAPRGTDVHLARVKDGRVQYFSMLVPTTWNFPTCSRALTGAPWRLAEVIVRAYDPCVSCATHMLVVDEDKRLVAQKLIQ; the protein is encoded by the coding sequence TTGTCGAAAGTTGTAGAGATTTCCCCAACAACGAGACATGAAGGCCACTCAAAGCTCGTTCTAAAAGTTAACGATGAAGGCATCGTCGAGCGTGGAGATTGGCTCAGCATCACCCCAGTGAGGGGTGTCGAGAAGCTCGCTATCGGCAAGACGATGGAGCAGGTTCCAAAGATCGCATCGCGCGTCTGCGGTATCTGTCCTATCGCACATACCCTGGCGGGCATTGAGGCGATGGAAGCATCCATCGGATGTGAGATCCCCGAGGACGCAAAACTCCTGCGTTACATCCTGCAGTGTGCAAACAGGATGCACAGCCACGCCCTGCATAACATCCTATCCCTCCCGGACATGTACATCCCCGGGACCGATACGAAGATCAACCCGTTCACCAAGGAAGAACCGGTCAGGAGCGTTGCCCTCCGTATCCAGCGGCTCCGTGAGATCGGCCAGACCATCGGTGAGATCGTCGGCGGAGAAGCCATCCACCCGAGCAACCCTCGCGTCGGTGGTATGTACACCAACATCACCCCGCGTGCGAAGGCGAAGATCTACGACCTCGCGAAGGAAGGCCGGCTCCTCGCTCAGGACCACATGGAGTTTATGATCGCGGTCTTCCGGGACTTCCAGACGCGTGGCACTACTGAGGTCGGCGGCGTCGAAGTGCCTATCCCCGACGACCTCGGCTACCACAACCAGGGCTACATGGCCGTTGCACCGATCTACGGCAGCAGCAGCCTCGATGAGAACCCCACCTGGTTCCCCGAGCGGTTCACCGAAGTCCGCCCCTGGGACTGGTATATGGGTGAGATGGAGGTTAGCGAGGCCGACGAGAACTACCCCATAGGTGGCACCACCCCCGTAGGCACGAAGACCTGGCCCCAGATGGAGGCCTGCACCGGTGTCCCGCTCTACGACGGCCAGCCTGTCGAGGTCGGACCGCGTGCACGTCAGGTCCAGTTCAAGAACTATGACGAGAAGGGTGCGATGGGGCTGCAGATTGCACGCCAGATGGAGCTCCCAGGGACCATGTATGGCATCCTCGACGCACTGGATGCGCTCAATACCTCCGGATCTGTGCTTGCAGACGATATCCCGCAGGGCGACGGATCCCTTGGGTGGGCTGCGAACGAGGCTCCCCGTGGAACCGACGTCCACCTTGCCCGTGTCAAGGACGGCAGAGTCCAGTACTTCTCGATGCTCGTCCCGACCACCTGGAACTTCCCGACCTGCAGCCGTGCACTGACCGGTGCACCCTGGCGGCTCGCGGAAGTCATCGTGCGTGCGTATGACCCCTGTGTCTCATGTGCAACGCACATGCTGGTGGTCGACGAAGACAAGAGGTTAGTGGCCCAGAAACTCATTCAGTGA